The Vigna unguiculata cultivar IT97K-499-35 chromosome 6, ASM411807v1, whole genome shotgun sequence genome contains a region encoding:
- the LOC114188789 gene encoding uncharacterized protein LOC114188789, with amino-acid sequence MVLDSILSSPRLKSPSFRRQFTKDELGSWSTLVQRHRFLLSALVLLTLLCTVYLYFAVTLGASGTCSGLTGAQKASCHMELVKDSVAKGKLKIL; translated from the coding sequence ATGGTTCTTGACTCCATACTGTCTTCTCCTCGACTGAAGTCTCCCTCTTTCAGGAGGCAGTTTACAAAGGATGAACTGGGTAGTTGGTCCACACTTGTGCAGAGGCATCGCTTCCTCTTATCTGCTCTTGTTCTGCTAACTCTTCTCTGTACTGTTTATCTTTACTTTGCTGTTACTTTGGGGGCCAGCGGCACCTGTTCTGGTTTGACTGGAGCTCAGAAAGCTTCTTGCCATATGGAACTTGTTAAGGATTCTGTGGCCAAGGGTAAACTGAAAATTCtttga
- the LOC114188783 gene encoding uncharacterized protein LOC114188783, which yields MFEAWLSLKKTLQCKPHPNHVHDPKTIRQQKGNQRTKLGNLENSNTKDFIQGSKRHSKNPLSFKGDIEITGPIIDEITLDSSNHETSRRFPCPQSNSSNKASRRTRRSETSSRIAYPLDHNEANVPSNTRTLVQMDSDVFSSLTCDKCGEKLKNPVAVEAHNVSNHSVIELEEDSSRQIIETICGTSSVYSESMLGEIDCILKVVNIPKTFACFEEYREKVKEKAEKQKKKHPRCVADGNELLRFHGTTIACSLGINSCYRLCTLDYCGICQILRHGFSSNKEFKGALGVYTTSTSGKAFESISIMTSHERPFSRKSIIVCRVIAGRICSPLEGIEERADSEFDSLAEKINGHSDVEELYVLNPRALLPCFVVIYKQQTAKFRRVGPSLRIGSF from the exons atgtTTGAGGCTTGGCTTTCTCTCAAGAAGACCCTTCAGTGCAAACCACACCCGAATCATGTTCATGATCCAAAGACTATTAGGCAGCAAAAAGGTAACCAGAGAACAAAGTTGGGCAATCTTGAGAATTCAAATACCAAAGATTTCATCCAAGGAAGCAAGAGGCACTCCAAAAATCCCCTAAGTTTCAAAGGGGACATTGAGATCACTGGTCCCATAATCGACGAAATTACTCTTGATAGCTCAAACCATGAAACTAGTCGACGTTTTCCTTGTCCTCAAAGCAATAGCAGCAATAAAGCTTCTCGCAGAACACGAAGGTCAGAGACATCTTCAAGGATAGCATATCCTCTAGATCACAATGAAGCAAATGTGCCCTCCAACACAAGAACGTTGGTTCAGATGGATTCTGATGTTTTTTCATCATTGACATGTGATAAATGTGGCGAGAAATTAAAAAACCCTGTTGCTGTAGAAGCACACAATGTCTCCAATCATTCAG TGATTGAGCTTGAGGAAGATTCGTCGAGACAGATCATAGAAACAATATGTGGAACAAGCTCGGTTTACTCCGAAAGCATGTTGGGTGAGATTGACTGCATCTTAAAGGTTGTGAATATACCAAAAACCTTTGCTTGCTTTGAGGAGTACAGAGAAAAGGTGAAGGAAAAGGCCgagaaacaaaagaagaaacacCCTCGTTGTGTGGCTGATGGAAACGAACTTTTAAGGTTCCACGGCACAACCATTGCATGCTCTCTGGGCATAAACAGCTGTTACAGGCTGTGCACTTTAGACTATTGTGGTATATGTCAAATTCTGAGACACGGGTTCTCGAGCAACAAGGAATTCAAAGGTGCATTGGGGGTTTACACAACTTCCACAAGTGGGAAAGCCTTTGAATCCATTTCCATTATGACATCCCATGAGAGACCATTTTCGAGAAAATCCATCATAGTGTGCAGAGTAATAGCTGGGAGAATTTGTAGCCCTCTTGAAGGAATTGAAGAAAGGGCTGATTCAGAGTTTGATTCGTTGGCAGAAAAAATAAATGGGCATTCAGATGTTGAGGAACTGTACGTGCTAAATCCCAGAGCCCTTCTACCTTGCTTTGTGGTAATCTACAAACAGCAAACAGCAAAGTTTAGAAGGGTTGGGCCAAGCTTAAGGATAGGTAGCTTTTAA
- the LOC114189095 gene encoding uncharacterized protein LOC114189095 isoform X2 produces MYHSLMTVTLKSEIAQNKEKHMKVWIFECRYPSYHAFKLGLAAATLLTLAHVIAHLLGGCICVWSREQYRSASANRQLAVAFLIFSWIVVAVGMSMLIIGTLANSRSRKSCAMFSHRFLTIGGIMCFIHGLFTVPYYVSATATRKEEEKMKENATQSVRRT; encoded by the exons ATGTATCATTCACTAATGACAGTTACGTTAAAATCAG AAATAGCTCAAAACAAG GAGAAGCACATGAAGGTGTGGATATTTGAGTGTAGGTACCCAAGCTATCATGCTTTCAAGCTAGGTTTGGCAGCTGCCACTCTCTTGACACTTGCCCATGTCATTGCTCACTTGCTTGGTGGCTGCATTTGTGTTTGGTCCAGAGAACAGTATCGATCAGCTTCAGCAAACAGACAATTAGCAGTGgcttttctcattttctcttg GATTGTGGTAGCTGTTGGGATGTCGATGCTGATCATAGGCACATTAGCAAACTCAAGGTCACGAAAATCTTGTGCCATGTTCAGCCATCGGTTTCTAACCATAGGAGGCATTATGTGTTTCATCCATGGATTGTTCACTGTTCCCTATTACGTTTCTGCCACGGCCACCAGAAAGGAGgaagaaaagatgaaagaaaacGCCACCCAAAGCGTGAGACGCACTTGA
- the LOC114189095 gene encoding uncharacterized protein LOC114189095 isoform X1: MTKNYGFLICILVMVLDVVAGILGIEAEIAQNKEKHMKVWIFECRYPSYHAFKLGLAAATLLTLAHVIAHLLGGCICVWSREQYRSASANRQLAVAFLIFSWIVVAVGMSMLIIGTLANSRSRKSCAMFSHRFLTIGGIMCFIHGLFTVPYYVSATATRKEEEKMKENATQSVRRT; this comes from the exons ATGACCAAAAACTATGGCTTCCTTATCTGCATACTTGTGATGGTGTTGGATGTTGTTGCTGGCATACTTGGAATTGAGGCAGAAATAGCTCAAAACAAG GAGAAGCACATGAAGGTGTGGATATTTGAGTGTAGGTACCCAAGCTATCATGCTTTCAAGCTAGGTTTGGCAGCTGCCACTCTCTTGACACTTGCCCATGTCATTGCTCACTTGCTTGGTGGCTGCATTTGTGTTTGGTCCAGAGAACAGTATCGATCAGCTTCAGCAAACAGACAATTAGCAGTGgcttttctcattttctcttg GATTGTGGTAGCTGTTGGGATGTCGATGCTGATCATAGGCACATTAGCAAACTCAAGGTCACGAAAATCTTGTGCCATGTTCAGCCATCGGTTTCTAACCATAGGAGGCATTATGTGTTTCATCCATGGATTGTTCACTGTTCCCTATTACGTTTCTGCCACGGCCACCAGAAAGGAGgaagaaaagatgaaagaaaacGCCACCCAAAGCGTGAGACGCACTTGA
- the LOC114187181 gene encoding putative 4-hydroxy-4-methyl-2-oxoglutarate aldolase 3, whose protein sequence is MFLSHQRRHQHQDRNFGLFLVSEALFITPPSSLHQFILSLSVLSLQFFSIISSLLSYHLIRTNHLQFNATFQSGGVPNMTTVPTADLTDANTAHVGNGDLRVLHPVFRVYGQITSFSGPIVTVKVFEDNVLVREVLETKGEGRVLVVDGGGSLRCALVGGNLAQIAYSNGWAGIVVNGCVRDVDEINACGIGVRALASNPLKSNKKRTGEKNVPVYVGGTFIREGEWLYADNDGILISRFELSN, encoded by the exons ATGTTTCTTTCTCACCAGAGGCGCCACCAACATCAAGATAGAAACTTTGGACTTTTCTTGGTTTCAGAGGCCCTATTTATCACTCCTCCCTCTTCACTTCACCAATTCATTCTTTCTCTCTCGGTCCTCTCACTGCAATTCTTTTCtatcatttcatcccttctcAGTTACCACCTCATACGCACCAACCATCTTCAATTCAACGCTACTTTCCAATCGG GAGGAGTTCCTAACATGACTACTGTACCTACTGCTGATCTAACTGATGCAAATACAGCACATGTAGGAAATGGTGATTTGAGGGTGCTGCATCCAGTGTTCAGGGTTTATGGTCAGATCACGTCGTTCTCTGGTCCCATTGTAACTGTGAAGGTGTTTGAAGACAACGTGTTGGTGAGGGAAGTTCTTGAGACGAAAGGGGAAGGAAGAGTGTTGGTGGTTGATGGAGGGGGAAGCTTGAGGTGTGCTTTGGTGGGAGGGAATTTGGCACAGATAGCATATAGCAACGGGTGGGCTGGAATTGTGGTGAATGGATGCGTTAGAGATGTGGATGAGATCAATGCATGTGGCATTGGCGTCAGAGCCTTGGCTTCTAATCCACTCAAATCCAACAAAAAACGCACTGGCGAAAAGAATGTCCCTGTTTACGTTGGGGGAACATTTATTCGGGAAGGAGAATGGTTGTATGCAGACAATGACGGCATCCTCATATCAAGATTTGAGTTGTCAAACTAA
- the LOC114187180 gene encoding GLABROUS1 enhancer-binding protein-like, translated as MAQKQKRPSPLDEPPTASSSDSEEEETQGPSSLRHGKEEEEASSGEEEDESSGEEAEDDDLPPPITKTNPPPPPTNPHPQPSSSDSETESESETESETESTPAKAVKPLATKPMDQAQKLKALPSPAPPKPALKRPAENSNAHVAKKKKKSGDSSSSPAASDEEMEDGKKSGDQMKKFQRLWSEEDELAILKGLAEFTSKTGHDPLKFAGGNAFHDFLKKSLHVEVTSNQLKEKARRLKKKYETAAVRGNSADGLTFAKPHDQKTFELSKKVWGSEQDGGVANGTVEKPKANGNAAKSPKKKETGSRNVASAKKAKPEPKQETVPATRIELKESEKMNIDQKPVHCEVSMFLNALSHFKEGLGVCGLDEEDVKKGLELIGESKRTELRAKWKKLQRTELELFANRSELIGEQTKLIVEALRSSNH; from the coding sequence ATGGCGCAAAAGCAGAAGCGTCCTTCCCCTCTCGATGAGCCACCAACGGCTTCTTCTTCAGATTCCGAGGAAGAAGAAACACAAGGACCATCTTCTCTGCGGCATggaaaagaagaggaagaagctTCGTCGGGAGAAGAGGAAGATGAATCATCCGGAGAAGAGGCAGAAGATGACGATCTTCCACCACCCATCACCAAAACCAACCCTCCACCCCCTCCCACCAACCCCCACCCCCAACCCTCATCTTCTGATTCCGAAACAGAATCCGAATCAGAGACCGAGTCAGAAACTGAATCCACTCCTGCGAAGGCGGTGAAGCCTCTCGCGACCAAGCCCATGGACCAGGCCCAAAAGCTCAAGGCGCTACCTTCTCCGGCGCCGCCTAAACCGGCTCTGAAACGCCCCGCCGAGAACAGCAACGCCCACGTCgcgaagaaaaagaagaaatccggcgattcttcttcttcccctGCCGCTTCCGACGAAGAGATGGAGGACGGGAAGAAGTCCGGCGATCAAATGAAGAAGTTTCAGAGGCTGTGGAGCGAGGAGGACGAACTCGCCATTCTGAAGGGCTTGGCTGAGTTCACCTCAAAAACAGGGCACGACCCTCTCAAGTTTGCGGGTGGCAATGCTTTCCATGATTTCTTGAAGAAGTCGCTGCATGTGGAAGTTACCAGCAACCAGCTGAAGGAGAAGGCGCGGAGACTGAAGAAGAAGTATGAGACCGCTGCAGTGAGAGGGAATAGCGCTGATGGCCTTACATTTGCAAAGCCGCACGATCAGAAAACGTTTGAATTGTCGAAAAAAGTTTGGGGAAGTGAGCAAGATGGTGGAGTGGCCAATGGGACAGTGGAAAAGCCCAAGGCTAACGGGAATGCTGCTAAGAGTCCGAAGAAGAAGGAAACCGGTAGCCGGAATGTGGCTTCTGCCAAGAAAGCTAAACCTGAACCGAAACAGGAGACGGTGCCAGCGACGCGCATTGAGTTGAAGGAATCTGAAAAGATGAACATTGATCAAAAGCCTGTTCATTGTGAAGTGAGTATGTTTTTGAATGCATTGTCCCACTTTAAAGAGGGTCTGGGTGTTTGTGGGTTGGACGAGGAGGATGTGAAGAAGGGGTTGGAATTGATTGGTGAATCGAAGAGGACAGAGTTGAGGGCAAAGTGGAAGAAATTACAACGTACTGAATTGGAACTGTTTGCTAATCGCTCTGAACTGATTGGGGAGCAGACTAAATTGATAGTTGAGGCACTTCGGTCGTCCAACCATTAG